In the Pseudomonas sp. DTU_2021_1001937_2_SI_NGA_ILE_001 genome, one interval contains:
- a CDS encoding superoxide dismutase: MAFELPPLPYAKDALVPHISPETLEYHHDKHHNTYVVNLNNLVPGTEFEGKSLEEIIKTSSGGIFNNAAQVWNHTFYWNCLSPNGGGQPTGALADAINAAFGSFDKFKEEFSKVTIGTFGSGWGWLVKKADGSLALASTIGAGNPLTTGDTPLLTCDVWEHAYYIDYRNLRPKYVEAFWNLVNWDFVAQQYAA; this comes from the coding sequence ATGGCTTTTGAATTGCCGCCACTGCCCTACGCCAAAGATGCACTGGTACCGCACATTTCCCCGGAAACCCTGGAATACCATCACGACAAGCACCACAACACCTACGTCGTGAACCTGAACAACCTGGTGCCGGGTACCGAGTTCGAAGGCAAGTCCCTGGAAGAAATCATCAAGACCTCTTCGGGCGGCATCTTCAACAACGCAGCTCAGGTCTGGAACCACACCTTCTACTGGAACTGCCTGTCGCCAAACGGTGGCGGCCAGCCAACCGGCGCACTGGCCGATGCCATCAACGCCGCGTTCGGTTCCTTCGACAAGTTCAAGGAAGAGTTCAGCAAGGTCACCATCGGCACCTTCGGTTCCGGCTGGGGCTGGCTGGTCAAGAAAGCTGACGGTTCCCTGGCCCTGGCCAGCACCATCGGCGCCGGCAACCCGCTGACCACCGGCGACACCCCGCTGCTGACCTGCGACGTCTGGGAACACGCCTACTACATCGACTACCGCAACCTGCGTCCGAAGTACGTCGAGGCGTTCTGGAACCTGGTCAACTGGGACTTCGTGGCTCAGCAATACGCAGCCTGA
- a CDS encoding putative bifunctional diguanylate cyclase/phosphodiesterase, whose product MKLELRNSLSVKLLRVVLLCALVVGVALSCAQIIFDAYKTRQAVAADAGRILDMFRDPSTQAVYSLDREMGMQVIEGLFQDASVRQASIGHPNETVLAEKERPLETSGSRWLTDLILGQERSFTTQLTGRPPYNEYYGDLRITLDTAHYGESFLMSALIIFISGTLRALAMGLVLYLVYHWMLTKPLSKIIESLTEINPDRPSEHQLPRLKGHEKNELGLWIDTANQLLASIERNTHLRHEAESSLQRMAQYDFLTGLPNRQQLQEQLDKILDEAGRLQRRVAVLCVGLDDFKGINEQFSYQAGDQLLLALADRLRVHSGRLGALARLGGDQFALVQADIEQPYETAELAQNILDDLEAPFALEQHEIRLRATIGITLFPEDGDSTEKLLQKAEQTMTLAKSRSRNRYQFYIASVDSEMRRRRELEKELREALPRNQLFLVYQPQVSYRDHAVMGVEALIRWKHPEHGLVPPDVFIPLAEQNGTIIAIGEWVLDQACRQLREWHDQGFSELRMAVNLSTVQLHHTELPRVVNNLLQIYRLPPRSLELEVTETGLMEDISTAAQHLLSLRRSGALIAIDDFGTGYSSLSYLKSLPLDKIKIDKSFVQDLIVDDDDATIVRAIIQLGKSLGMQVIAEGVETAEQEAYVISEGCHEGQGYFYSKPLPGRELLAYLKQAKRRSAATL is encoded by the coding sequence TTGAAGCTGGAACTCAGAAACAGTCTGTCGGTGAAACTGCTGCGCGTCGTCCTGCTCTGCGCGCTGGTCGTCGGCGTGGCATTGAGTTGCGCGCAGATCATCTTCGATGCCTACAAGACCCGCCAGGCCGTGGCCGCCGATGCCGGTCGTATTCTCGACATGTTCCGCGACCCGTCCACCCAGGCGGTGTACAGCCTTGACCGGGAAATGGGCATGCAGGTCATCGAGGGGCTGTTCCAGGACGCCTCGGTACGCCAGGCTTCCATTGGCCATCCCAACGAGACCGTGCTGGCGGAAAAGGAACGTCCACTGGAAACCTCCGGCAGTCGCTGGCTGACTGACCTGATTCTGGGCCAGGAACGCAGCTTCACCACACAGCTGACCGGCCGCCCTCCCTACAACGAATATTACGGCGACCTGCGCATCACTCTGGACACCGCGCATTATGGCGAAAGCTTCCTGATGAGTGCGCTGATCATTTTCATTTCCGGCACCCTCCGCGCCCTGGCCATGGGCCTGGTGCTGTACCTGGTGTATCACTGGATGCTCACCAAGCCGCTGTCGAAGATCATAGAGTCGCTGACCGAGATCAACCCCGACCGCCCCAGCGAACATCAGTTGCCGCGCCTGAAGGGTCATGAGAAGAACGAGCTGGGTCTGTGGATCGATACCGCCAACCAGTTACTGGCGTCCATCGAGCGCAACACCCACCTGCGCCACGAAGCCGAAAGCAGCCTGCAGCGCATGGCCCAGTACGACTTCCTCACAGGCCTGCCCAACCGCCAGCAATTGCAGGAACAGCTGGACAAGATTCTCGACGAGGCCGGACGCCTGCAGCGGCGAGTCGCCGTACTGTGCGTGGGCCTGGATGACTTCAAGGGCATCAACGAGCAGTTCAGCTACCAGGCGGGTGACCAACTGCTGCTGGCCCTGGCCGACCGCTTGCGGGTCCACAGTGGCCGGCTCGGTGCCCTGGCGCGCCTGGGCGGCGATCAGTTCGCACTGGTGCAGGCCGACATCGAGCAGCCCTACGAAACCGCCGAACTGGCGCAGAACATCCTCGACGACCTGGAAGCCCCCTTCGCCCTGGAGCAGCATGAGATTCGTCTGCGCGCCACCATCGGCATCACCCTGTTCCCCGAAGATGGCGACAGCACCGAGAAGCTGCTGCAAAAGGCCGAACAGACCATGACGCTGGCCAAGAGCCGCTCGCGCAACCGTTACCAGTTCTATATCGCCAGCGTCGACAGCGAGATGCGCCGGCGCCGTGAACTGGAGAAGGAACTGCGCGAGGCGCTGCCACGTAACCAACTGTTCCTGGTCTACCAGCCACAGGTCAGCTACCGCGACCATGCCGTAATGGGCGTAGAGGCGCTGATCCGCTGGAAACATCCTGAGCACGGCCTGGTGCCGCCCGACGTGTTCATTCCTCTTGCCGAACAGAATGGCACCATCATCGCCATCGGCGAATGGGTGCTCGACCAGGCCTGCCGACAGTTGCGCGAGTGGCACGACCAAGGCTTCAGCGAACTGCGCATGGCCGTGAACCTGTCGACCGTACAGCTGCACCACACCGAGCTGCCGAGGGTGGTCAACAACCTGCTGCAGATCTACCGTCTGCCGCCGCGCAGCCTGGAACTGGAGGTCACCGAGACCGGCCTGATGGAAGACATCAGCACCGCAGCCCAGCACCTGCTGAGCCTGCGTCGCTCGGGGGCGTTGATCGCCATCGACGACTTCGGCACCGGCTATTCGTCATTGAGCTACCTCAAGAGCCTGCCGCTGGACAAGATCAAGATCGACAAGAGCTTCGTCCAGGACCTTATCGTCGATGACGACGACGCGACCATCGTGCGGGCCATCATCCAGCTCGGCAAGAGCCTGGGCATGCAGGTGATCGCCGAAGGCGTGGAAACCGCCGAACAGGAAGCCTATGTGATTTCCGAAGGCTGTCACGAAGGCCAGGGCTATTTCTACAGCAAGCCGCTGCCGGGCCGGGAATTGCTGGCCTACCTGAAGCAGGCCAAGCGTCGCAGCGCGGCCACGCTATAA